A stretch of Brachyspira suanatina DNA encodes these proteins:
- a CDS encoding succinylglutamate desuccinylase/aspartoacylase family protein translates to MNKYIIIFSIILSSILSANSFKVISRQGEASVIVNEEHANMDIKKSFPDDYFSISTKEESYLVIDNGEKSIILMPSSKLTYENSKFTLDSGYIYIKSKHNDDIQMTLTKDGKGYNFKGKSFAVVSYDDEVSVITYNNAVKITPEASLGVSYFLEPHHKTSIIPMLNGPYRTTENEKSLIENVSRQLESEVASHLNEDIDRYNFKIMEGTKNENTIYRVVHPEKGPNIFLIVPHGSERVGTDVAMERITMPIKKGSLTIVPIAVPEAYRKNTRAIEGQDINNRFFDKSMSRTDTDKLAKEYMDMLDEYDIDVVLTLHEGNGFKEFFGDSIIYDTRKLDDKVVKVLDNINSRIEPMKFKFRQMYYPMPTTITYYAAKKNIESFGIELTRNLDYDKKRIIMHTILSEFLKIYGLE, encoded by the coding sequence ATGAATAAATATATAATAATATTTTCTATAATACTTAGTTCTATATTATCGGCTAATAGTTTTAAAGTTATATCCAGACAGGGAGAAGCCTCTGTAATTGTAAATGAAGAGCATGCCAATATGGATATAAAAAAAAGTTTTCCAGATGATTATTTCTCTATATCTACAAAAGAGGAATCATATTTAGTAATAGATAATGGTGAAAAATCAATAATACTTATGCCAAGCTCAAAACTTACTTATGAAAATAGTAAATTCACTTTGGATTCAGGATATATTTATATAAAAAGCAAACATAATGATGATATTCAAATGACTTTAACAAAAGATGGCAAAGGATATAATTTCAAAGGAAAATCTTTTGCTGTTGTATCTTATGATGATGAAGTATCTGTTATAACATATAATAATGCTGTAAAAATAACACCTGAAGCATCTTTGGGAGTAAGCTATTTTTTGGAGCCTCATCATAAAACATCTATAATACCAATGCTTAACGGTCCTTATAGAACTACAGAAAATGAAAAATCTTTAATTGAAAATGTATCAAGACAGTTAGAAAGCGAAGTAGCAAGTCATTTAAACGAAGATATAGACAGATATAATTTTAAAATAATGGAAGGCACAAAGAATGAAAACACTATATACAGAGTGGTTCATCCAGAAAAAGGACCTAATATATTTTTGATAGTACCTCATGGAAGTGAAAGAGTTGGTACTGATGTTGCTATGGAAAGAATAACTATGCCTATAAAAAAAGGAAGCCTTACTATTGTACCTATTGCTGTACCTGAAGCATACAGAAAAAATACTAGAGCCATAGAAGGACAGGATATCAATAACAGATTCTTTGATAAAAGTATGAGCAGAACTGATACTGATAAATTAGCTAAAGAGTATATGGATATGCTTGATGAATATGATATAGATGTTGTGCTTACACTTCATGAAGGAAATGGATTTAAAGAATTCTTTGGTGATTCAATAATATATGATACTAGAAAATTAGATGATAAAGTTGTAAAAGTCTTGGATAATATAAACTCAAGAATAGAGCCTATGAAATTTAAATTCAGACAGATGTATTATCCTATGCCTACTACTATTACATATTATGCCGCTAAAAAGAATATAGAATCTTTTGGAATAGAGCTTACAAGAAATTTAGATTATGATAAAAAAAGAATAATTATGCATACTATATTAAGCGAATTCTTAAAAATATATGGGCTTGAATAA
- a CDS encoding methyl-accepting chemotaxis protein, which yields MKRIHSLSFKVPAIISFISILIIFIILSIAVTFANKGISKSRFEGFANTAQSYAKLFDAILIDQVSLAKTYSVAPAIMNSLLNRNEQTEADALNALALFNGANEYSINIAVIDLNGDIIADALGNSIGNNIADTRPNFWNILESKNFEYTFDEEIIDSVDTGNKSLILGGAIKSLDGNLLGAILVVIDWKLIHDNYFSDIALGETGRILAIDANLVDIMDNIYEQIGSSVVPDYKTVFDNNLTQGTLSYVYMDKKRTGSYCRMKSMNWIIAMTMFDSEIYATNRELILISSLVGLIAILLLSIFVSLFIKRIMGHINSIIREAKEIETGNLTYVSNEHKRKDELGILFESFSGMRKKLTEIISQVNDSSIKITTAAQELANGNSDLSRRTEAQAASLEETASSMEEMASTIKSSTSHSIEGNNMMKESMSSIRDAGAIILETTKSIEEVNEDSEKIKNITKVIEDIAFQTNILALNAAVEAARAGDQGKGFAVVASEVRNLAQNSQSSAKDITTLINVIYEKISKSVEKAKESEKIFEDLEKKIEETSNIMRDISETAIEQQAGVDQVNTAVSQMDSVTQQNAGLVEQSASAAASLLNEARELEEAMRFFKLDK from the coding sequence ATGAAAAGGATACATAGTTTATCTTTCAAAGTCCCTGCTATAATATCATTTATATCTATATTGATAATATTTATTATATTAAGCATAGCAGTAACTTTTGCCAATAAAGGCATAAGCAAAAGTAGATTTGAAGGATTTGCTAATACAGCACAATCATATGCTAAATTATTTGATGCTATATTAATAGATCAGGTTTCTTTAGCTAAGACTTATTCTGTTGCTCCAGCAATTATGAATTCACTTTTAAATAGAAATGAACAGACAGAGGCTGATGCTTTGAATGCTTTAGCACTATTTAATGGAGCTAATGAATATTCTATAAATATAGCAGTAATAGATTTGAATGGTGATATTATAGCTGATGCTTTGGGGAATTCTATAGGGAATAATATTGCTGATACAAGGCCTAATTTTTGGAATATATTAGAATCTAAGAATTTTGAATATACATTTGATGAGGAAATAATAGATTCAGTAGATACTGGAAATAAATCATTGATATTAGGCGGCGCTATAAAAAGTTTAGACGGAAATTTATTGGGAGCAATACTTGTTGTAATAGATTGGAAACTTATACATGATAATTATTTTTCAGATATAGCTTTGGGAGAAACAGGAAGAATACTAGCAATAGATGCTAATTTGGTTGATATAATGGATAATATTTATGAGCAAATAGGTTCTAGTGTGGTTCCGGATTATAAAACAGTATTTGATAATAATTTAACACAGGGTACTTTATCATATGTTTATATGGATAAAAAAAGAACAGGTTCTTATTGCAGAATGAAGTCTATGAATTGGATAATTGCTATGACTATGTTTGATAGTGAAATATATGCTACAAACAGGGAATTAATTTTAATAAGTTCATTGGTAGGATTAATTGCTATTTTGTTATTATCTATATTTGTTTCATTGTTTATAAAGAGAATAATGGGACATATAAACAGCATTATAAGAGAGGCTAAAGAAATAGAAACAGGAAATTTAACTTATGTTTCAAATGAGCATAAGAGAAAAGATGAGCTTGGAATATTATTTGAATCTTTCAGCGGTATGCGTAAGAAACTTACAGAGATAATATCTCAGGTTAATGATTCTTCTATAAAAATAACTACAGCAGCTCAGGAATTAGCTAATGGTAATTCTGATTTATCAAGAAGAACAGAGGCTCAGGCAGCAAGTCTTGAAGAGACTGCTAGTTCTATGGAGGAGATGGCTTCTACAATTAAATCTTCTACTTCGCATTCTATAGAAGGTAATAATATGATGAAAGAATCTATGAGTTCAATTAGAGATGCAGGAGCTATAATTTTAGAAACTACTAAGAGTATAGAAGAGGTTAATGAGGACAGCGAAAAGATAAAGAATATAACAAAGGTTATAGAAGATATTGCTTTCCAAACTAATATATTAGCACTTAATGCTGCGGTTGAGGCTGCACGTGCTGGAGATCAAGGTAAAGGATTTGCTGTTGTAGCTAGTGAGGTTAGAAATTTGGCACAGAACTCTCAATCTTCAGCTAAGGATATTACAACTTTAATTAATGTTATATATGAAAAGATTAGTAAATCAGTAGAGAAGGCTAAAGAGTCTGAAAAGATATTTGAGGATTTGGAGAAGAAAATAGAGGAAACTTCTAATATAATGAGGGATATAAGTGAAACAGCAATAGAACAGCAGGCGGGAGTTGATCAGGTAAATACAGCGGTTTCTCAAATGGACAGTGTAACTCAGCAGAATGCCGGATTGGTAGAACAATCTGCTTCAGCAGCAGCTTCTTTGTTAAATGAAGCTAGAGAGTTGGAAGAAGCAATGCGCTTCTTTAAGCTAGATAAATAA
- a CDS encoding M48 family metallopeptidase, whose protein sequence is MNEIIIEYKKIKNIYIRVKTDLNIYVTAPKRVTKKYIYELIEKRKDWIEERKEAINNKNSFDLSKKELESGNEIYYLGKSYMLNVLKCQKENIILAGRMMYMYVNIKDKEEYKNNDIRKKHILLDTWYKKESLKLFDSLIKKYTSMMNLEINTFTVKKLKSKWGSCDTIKKHLTFNLELMKYPISSIEYIVLHELAHLLQANHSKKFYNIVSLYMPEWKKEKKILDTFFNNL, encoded by the coding sequence ATGAATGAAATAATAATAGAATACAAAAAAATTAAAAATATATACATAAGAGTAAAAACCGATTTAAATATATATGTTACAGCCCCAAAAAGAGTTACTAAAAAATACATATACGAACTCATAGAAAAAAGAAAAGATTGGATAGAAGAAAGAAAAGAAGCAATAAATAATAAAAACAGCTTTGATTTAAGTAAAAAAGAACTAGAAAGTGGAAATGAAATATATTATCTAGGCAAAAGCTATATGCTTAATGTATTAAAATGCCAAAAAGAAAATATAATTCTTGCAGGCAGAATGATGTATATGTATGTTAATATAAAAGATAAAGAAGAATATAAAAACAACGATATAAGAAAAAAACATATTCTTCTTGATACATGGTACAAAAAAGAGTCATTAAAACTATTCGACTCACTCATAAAAAAATACACTTCTATGATGAACTTAGAAATTAATACATTCACAGTAAAAAAATTGAAAAGCAAATGGGGTTCATGCGATACAATAAAAAAACATCTCACATTCAATTTAGAGCTTATGAAATACCCTATTTCTTCCATAGAATATATTGTGCTTCATGAATTAGCACATTTACTGCAGGCTAATCATAGCAAAAAATTCTATAATATAGTAAGTCTTTATATGCCTGAATGGAAAAAAGAGAAAAAGATTTTGGATACATTTTTTAATAATTTATAA
- a CDS encoding DUF4026 domain-containing protein, whose protein sequence is MDYNEKLYNVFSSGEQRLESWMAAVFTKEYDHNMTIEEFRDILSQSDEYMVLEFNEIEESKFIRDKSKWEASIKLQYLPMVMDEDEHSCGCGHDEGGCCQDDEEHSCGCGHNHDDEEHSCRCGHNHDDEEENNDELNFYVALVDASSVTENVPEIFSVNTVREDDYKEACQCKYAVHVSTIFDNHPLTDYQRQLKLLDSLVPECSIFLDMSCYTAHSGDWLSYTSTFALPPSLDYLYTIHAVYDDDKDPNKVEYWFHTHGLYRVGSIELEIVGVEDSNAAYGALLNTCAKMFIERGVPEAGFKFNPAYNTYVCWFPWQEALKKLNIADDVTGSAKDRNDGVHNTPSGILLAVDADGNYHSLDYYKNELTDNPMFMMSYFETSLMREAAFEKLEYFLELLNKNKGDDKTSFLVKLGYGETEENPNDLEHLWFDVHDFTNGGYFDATLINEPYKDLGMHEGDRGMHSIERLTDWEIYSEENNYNSRNIYLLFQEEE, encoded by the coding sequence ATGGATTATAATGAAAAGTTATATAATGTATTTTCCAGCGGAGAGCAGAGATTAGAATCATGGATGGCTGCTGTATTTACTAAAGAATATGATCATAATATGACAATTGAAGAATTCAGAGATATATTATCACAATCAGATGAATATATGGTATTAGAATTCAATGAAATAGAAGAATCAAAATTTATAAGAGATAAATCTAAATGGGAAGCATCTATTAAACTTCAGTATTTACCTATGGTTATGGATGAAGACGAGCATTCTTGCGGATGCGGACATGATGAAGGTGGATGTTGCCAAGATGATGAAGAGCATTCCTGTGGCTGCGGACATAATCATGATGATGAAGAACATTCCTGCAGATGTGGGCATAATCATGACGATGAGGAAGAAAATAATGATGAACTTAATTTTTATGTAGCTTTAGTTGATGCTTCAAGCGTTACTGAAAATGTTCCTGAAATATTTTCTGTAAACACTGTAAGGGAAGATGATTATAAAGAAGCATGTCAATGTAAATATGCTGTACATGTATCTACAATATTTGATAATCATCCGCTTACTGACTATCAAAGACAATTAAAATTATTAGACAGTTTAGTTCCTGAATGTTCTATATTTTTAGATATGTCATGCTATACAGCACATTCAGGAGATTGGCTTTCTTATACTTCAACTTTCGCTTTACCGCCTTCTTTGGATTATCTATACACTATACATGCGGTTTATGATGATGATAAAGACCCTAACAAAGTTGAATATTGGTTCCATACTCATGGACTTTACAGAGTCGGTTCTATAGAATTAGAGATAGTAGGCGTTGAAGATTCAAATGCTGCTTATGGAGCATTGCTTAATACTTGTGCAAAAATGTTTATAGAGAGAGGAGTGCCTGAAGCCGGATTTAAATTTAATCCCGCATATAACACTTATGTATGCTGGTTCCCTTGGCAGGAGGCTTTGAAGAAATTAAATATTGCCGATGATGTTACAGGAAGTGCAAAAGACAGAAATGACGGAGTACATAATACGCCTTCCGGTATTTTACTTGCTGTAGATGCTGATGGTAATTATCATTCTCTTGATTATTATAAAAATGAGCTTACAGATAACCCTATGTTTATGATGAGTTATTTTGAAACTTCTCTTATGAGAGAGGCTGCTTTTGAAAAATTAGAGTATTTCTTAGAATTATTAAATAAAAATAAAGGTGATGATAAAACTTCTTTCTTAGTAAAATTAGGATACGGCGAAACAGAAGAAAACCCTAATGATTTAGAGCATTTATGGTTTGATGTTCATGACTTCACTAATGGCGGATATTTTGATGCTACTTTAATAAATGAACCTTATAAAGATTTAGGTATGCATGAAGGCGACAGAGGAATGCATAGCATAGAAAGGCTTACAGATTGGGAAATATATTCAGAAGAAAATAACTATAATTCAAGAAATATATATTTATTATTTCAAGAAGAAGAGTAA
- a CDS encoding 3-oxoacyl-ACP synthase III family protein codes for MERAYIKNIAYYVPERILDNKYFESILDTNNEWIITRTGIETRHMARADETIFEMGLNAVRNLEKKGVDLKEVDTILVPTVTKDYIFPSMAGQLQKTLGLKHCFALDLSAACSGYIYALNTATSLIESGQCKNVLIVCSEKLTKDINWKDRGTAILFGDAATASLITARNDGKGIIGMHMQSEPDMSIVLNGGSACPIKADDIEAPEFKIYMDGSETFKRAVTEFSNSIDKVLATSGKQLSDVKYFVPHQANLRIMQAVAKRIGLPMEKVSVVLNKFGNCSSTSIGLALTDALDNNKINEGDLVLLTGFGGGFTWGSTLMIW; via the coding sequence ATGGAAAGAGCATATATAAAAAACATAGCTTATTACGTGCCTGAAAGAATATTAGACAATAAATATTTTGAAAGCATATTGGACACTAACAATGAATGGATAATCACTCGTACAGGAATAGAAACAAGACATATGGCTAGAGCAGATGAAACTATTTTTGAAATGGGTTTGAATGCTGTTAGAAACTTAGAAAAAAAAGGTGTTGATTTAAAAGAAGTTGATACAATATTAGTACCTACTGTAACTAAAGATTATATATTCCCTTCTATGGCAGGACAATTGCAAAAAACATTAGGATTAAAACACTGCTTTGCTTTAGATTTATCTGCTGCCTGCTCTGGATATATATATGCATTAAACACTGCTACTTCATTAATAGAAAGCGGACAATGTAAAAATGTACTTATAGTTTGTAGTGAAAAACTTACTAAAGATATCAATTGGAAAGACAGAGGAACCGCTATTTTATTTGGAGATGCTGCTACTGCTTCATTGATAACAGCAAGAAATGACGGCAAAGGAATAATAGGAATGCATATGCAAAGCGAGCCGGATATGAGTATTGTACTTAATGGAGGAAGTGCTTGTCCTATAAAAGCTGATGATATAGAAGCTCCGGAATTTAAAATATATATGGATGGATCTGAAACTTTTAAAAGAGCTGTTACAGAATTTTCTAACAGTATAGATAAAGTTTTAGCAACTTCAGGAAAACAATTAAGCGATGTTAAATATTTTGTACCGCATCAGGCAAATTTAAGAATTATGCAGGCTGTAGCTAAAAGAATAGGTCTTCCTATGGAAAAAGTAAGCGTAGTATTAAATAAATTTGGAAACTGTTCTTCAACAAGTATAGGATTAGCTTTAACTGATGCTTTGGATAATAATAAAATCAATGAAGGCGATTTAGTTCTTCTTACAGGATTCGGAGGCGGATTCACTTGGGGATCTACTTTAATGATTTGGTAA
- a CDS encoding MATE family efflux transporter codes for MYLIKFSFILFISNILQYLYSIIDIIFISHLVGDNGVIALGNCASIMFIITSVSLGLSIGGSVIISKYKGADNNIKYKQAIGSLLFLSSSLAFIISIIGLIFSKHILSFMNIPKESFNYAYDYIKIIFSGTFFILIYSSLSSVIKSSGREKASLYFIIIAALVNFLLNFLFCYILKLSVKGAALATVISQAFSFLLSLYYTRKLLSFNFDIKIIKELLFISLPCIFQMLIINISYFFVNIMMNKYDALTGFTIGLKINTFIGMISWSIGEALSIIVSKSTGEKDYIKIKSTVKFAIFFNITATVTAIIFIHLFVKNIISIFYSGDEKVINDIIFYLKICASFNGITYALMYILDSFLIGIQKSYLAFINSFIDSIIFKVIISKILEIHIGYLGIYISMVISSIIPALIGIIYLCIFIKKYINN; via the coding sequence ATGTATTTAATAAAATTTTCATTTATTTTATTCATTTCAAATATATTACAATACTTATATAGTATTATAGATATAATATTTATTTCACATTTAGTTGGCGATAATGGCGTTATAGCATTAGGCAACTGTGCTTCTATAATGTTTATAATAACTTCTGTATCTTTAGGCTTATCAATAGGCGGTTCTGTTATAATATCAAAATATAAAGGGGCTGATAATAATATAAAATATAAACAAGCTATAGGAAGTTTATTATTTTTATCTTCATCATTGGCTTTTATAATTTCAATAATAGGTTTAATATTCTCAAAGCATATATTATCATTTATGAATATACCTAAAGAATCATTTAACTATGCTTATGATTATATAAAAATAATTTTTTCAGGAACATTCTTTATACTTATATATTCTTCTTTATCTTCTGTGATAAAATCAAGCGGAAGAGAAAAAGCCTCATTATATTTTATTATAATAGCTGCATTAGTTAATTTTTTATTAAACTTTTTGTTTTGTTATATATTAAAATTATCTGTAAAAGGTGCTGCATTAGCTACCGTAATATCTCAGGCTTTTTCATTTTTATTATCATTATATTATACAAGAAAATTATTAAGTTTTAATTTTGATATTAAAATAATAAAAGAGTTATTATTTATTTCTTTACCTTGTATATTTCAAATGCTTATAATAAATATATCATATTTTTTTGTTAATATAATGATGAATAAATATGACGCTCTTACTGGATTCACAATAGGCTTAAAAATAAATACTTTTATAGGTATGATTTCTTGGTCTATAGGAGAAGCTTTAAGTATAATTGTTTCAAAGAGTACAGGAGAAAAAGATTATATAAAAATAAAAAGCACAGTTAAATTTGCTATATTCTTCAATATTACCGCTACAGTAACAGCAATAATATTTATACATCTATTCGTTAAAAATATAATCAGCATTTTCTACAGCGGGGATGAAAAAGTTATCAATGATATAATATTTTATTTAAAAATATGTGCTTCATTTAATGGCATTACTTATGCTTTGATGTATATATTAGATAGTTTTTTGATAGGCATTCAAAAGTCATATTTAGCTTTTATTAATTCATTTATAGATTCTATAATATTTAAAGTGATAATATCAAAAATATTAGAAATACATATAGGCTATTTAGGAATATATATTTCTATGGTTATATCAAGTATTATTCCTGCTTTAATAGGCATTATTTATTTATGCATCTTTATTAAAAAATATATAAATAATTGA
- a CDS encoding dicarboxylate/amino acid:cation symporter, which translates to MLKDIRSKLLIIILISLVIGAILGIIVSSSASEATTAKLISIADPIGNLFVRLLKMIVMPVIIFTLISGVASISPKHLGVVGIAILAFYMITSVFASILGLAVGNILNPGMGLDLNNAAAVTKEFVKPNLIDTLLSIVPTNPFASFAKGDGDVLPTILFSIFFGISLAFCRDNEKTRESADIVYKFFEGCTQIIIKIVGWIMFYAPIGVLALIFSVFAKNGSQAFGQLLKVTSTVYIGLILQLLLVYTIINILFKLNPIKFLKDISEACFTAFVTRSSSGTLPISMKIADEKMGIQKGVYSFTLPLGATINMDGTTIYLGICAIFIANATGNFLNFSSEITIITVSVLASIGTAGVPGAGSIMLLMVLNSIGLDINSNPNIAAAYGMILGIDALLDMGRTALNISGDLCGTAVVAKLTNQMDMSKWK; encoded by the coding sequence ATGTTAAAAGATATAAGAAGTAAACTGCTTATTATAATATTAATAAGTTTAGTTATTGGTGCTATACTTGGTATAATAGTTTCATCTTCTGCATCAGAAGCAACAACAGCAAAATTAATATCTATAGCAGACCCTATTGGTAATTTGTTTGTAAGATTATTAAAAATGATAGTTATGCCTGTAATTATTTTTACACTCATAAGCGGTGTTGCAAGCATATCGCCTAAACATTTAGGAGTTGTAGGAATAGCAATATTAGCATTTTATATGATAACTTCTGTATTCGCATCTATATTAGGTTTAGCAGTAGGAAATATTCTTAATCCGGGAATGGGATTAGATTTGAATAATGCTGCCGCTGTTACAAAAGAATTCGTAAAGCCTAATTTAATTGATACACTTCTATCAATAGTACCTACAAACCCTTTTGCTTCATTTGCTAAAGGAGACGGAGATGTTTTACCTACTATATTATTTTCAATTTTCTTCGGAATCTCATTAGCTTTTTGCCGAGATAATGAAAAAACAAGAGAAAGTGCTGATATAGTATATAAGTTCTTTGAAGGATGTACACAAATTATTATAAAAATCGTAGGCTGGATAATGTTCTATGCTCCTATAGGTGTTTTGGCATTAATATTTTCTGTATTTGCTAAAAATGGATCACAGGCATTCGGACAATTATTAAAAGTTACATCTACTGTTTATATAGGATTAATATTACAATTACTTTTGGTATATACTATAATAAATATATTATTCAAATTAAATCCTATAAAATTTCTCAAAGATATTTCAGAAGCTTGCTTTACAGCATTTGTTACTCGTTCTTCAAGCGGTACATTGCCTATATCTATGAAGATTGCTGATGAAAAAATGGGAATACAAAAAGGAGTTTATAGTTTTACATTACCTTTAGGCGCTACTATTAATATGGACGGTACAACAATATATTTAGGTATTTGTGCTATATTTATCGCTAATGCCACAGGAAACTTTTTAAATTTCTCTTCTGAAATAACAATAATAACAGTATCTGTATTAGCATCTATAGGAACTGCCGGAGTACCTGGAGCTGGTTCTATAATGCTTTTAATGGTTCTTAATTCTATAGGACTTGATATCAACAGCAATCCTAATATTGCAGCAGCATATGGTATGATACTTGGAATAGATGCTTTATTAGATATGGGAAGAACTGCATTAAATATATCTGGTGATTTATGTGGTACAGCTGTTGTTGCAAAACTTACAAATCAAATGGATATGAGCAAGTGGAAATAA
- a CDS encoding cell division protein FtsQ/DivIB, protein MKDFKDNKLRKKLKKNKLSDKQKNIIKKIIIFFASAIVILCFVVVINKTRILRVEIRGLEVLNAIDIMEEAGLSKYNNISMFNIPKKEIKSDIENNPRLQVESIKTSFPDLLIINVVERGTLFLLESSSGIYEITDDGYIIKDNIIHNYDVPYITGLTINPTNKMVENDYSKYLSSVIYDLKTNHNEIYNLISEINAYGDDLILYPRGYQVQVILEKYVKTEKFVDLAAILKTLQNQENQTHRIDFRFKEAIVN, encoded by the coding sequence ATGAAAGATTTTAAAGATAATAAACTTAGAAAAAAGCTTAAAAAAAATAAACTTAGCGATAAGCAGAAAAATATAATAAAAAAAATAATTATCTTTTTTGCTTCGGCCATTGTAATATTGTGTTTTGTTGTTGTTATAAATAAAACTAGAATATTAAGAGTAGAAATACGAGGATTAGAAGTTTTAAATGCTATAGATATAATGGAAGAAGCCGGATTATCAAAGTATAATAACATAAGCATGTTTAATATACCTAAAAAAGAGATAAAGTCGGACATAGAAAATAATCCTAGACTTCAAGTAGAAAGTATAAAAACTTCTTTTCCAGATCTGCTTATTATCAATGTAGTAGAAAGAGGCACATTATTTTTATTAGAGTCAAGCAGCGGAATATATGAAATTACAGATGACGGCTATATTATAAAAGATAATATTATTCATAATTATGATGTACCTTATATAACAGGATTAACTATCAATCCTACAAACAAAATGGTAGAAAATGATTATTCTAAATATCTTTCATCAGTTATATATGATTTAAAAACTAATCATAATGAAATATACAATCTCATATCAGAGATTAATGCTTATGGAGATGATTTGATACTTTATCCCAGAGGCTATCAGGTGCAGGTGATATTAGAAAAGTATGTGAAAACTGAGAAGTTTGTTGATTTAGCTGCTATATTAAAGACATTGCAGAATCAGGAAAATCAAACTCATAGAATAGATTTCAGATTCAAAGAAGCTATAGTTAATTAA